One genomic segment of Epinephelus fuscoguttatus linkage group LG19, E.fuscoguttatus.final_Chr_v1 includes these proteins:
- the grid2ipa gene encoding delphilin isoform X3, translating into MGRDRSLSRHFRIFIPKKHRERFDEVVSQSLMSRLKGRSFSDPSRNHLRRSRSEDHPERLLVSTRASSVPRTHAEEGVVPPARGMRKTTSLIAGHSSGTTTNCRTVRVCKGNTSFGFTLRGHAPVWIDSVIPGSPADKAGLKPGDRILFLNGLDMRTSSHEKVVSMLQGSGAMPTLVVEDGPPTFALAEQDLAGGGIPTERARSPVLSSLQWVAEILPPSIRVQGRTFGQQLEHLLTIQERYTICKALENFFQHRNVDTLIVDVFPVLDTPAKQVIWQFVYQLLTYEEQEHCQSKISRFLGYKAPVPPPPPPPPPPPEPEVVPEPHRRSSSMRVTGTTYRSSVRGRSSDDLVIGTHLGMGLRADTVLEAGMRLAPGERQSGDGTSLPETPNNLTNLSAVYAELENMYSSKRSKSLKSRPPPAPESLLDLDPPSCTASPTIHANTGSRKGPPPPTSWPEPLPSPPTPQFYQSGLTSQTSAESNPYISLDSPPPSPPEPPDYPSSPPPLRSNKRRYTFSKPPRSEDTDRFLDALSEQLGQRVAIIDDFLTPENDYEEDVVQMGFPDEEDDDNEEELGVDEDENGGFVGPELSSPSDVQSSSGEENASSLTYSSSSDHIPPPPMTPPPPPPVQFNDPPPPPPPPPAPVQTQSQHQQQQQQLNYTPEHSPRAYVPIRRKSGPPPPPPPRSNPPPKRHSLHKVLPTREDIQVRATIQELKAYQEQQAYQERQAYEEQQAYKERQAYEEQKAYEEQLIQEQQAYQEQQAYQEKMFKERQAYEEQKAYEEQKAFEEQQLYQEQQAYQERQAYEQRQAYQEQKAYEQRQAYKEQKAFEELQAYQEQKAYEERKAYEEQKAYEERQAYEEQQAYQEQQIYQSHHSMPNQPTQQKAHSPLPLQQLHQSLPPLPSPDSAHHHANHPLYMMRQAQQQQAHQSHHHRRQSRSAPPPHQPSPQPTAHPSQQGQYAEGIYQSHQGLRTQAHHSSAEMLHQVHQAPPHHSSAEMLHQLQQSQAHHSSAEMLQQMQQAHAHYSSSEMLHQIHKPKAHHSSTEVLHQGHQMQQMQPHHSSTELLHQVHQLHRGQPHHSSTELLHQMHKAQAHHSSTELLHQAHQVHQTKPHHSSTELLHQAQQDPPSLPVQLTRDSHSHQSRRSLKSHHQTQVSPQGRHQEQQIHQTHHPQPTKPSPQRPHSIQQTHHHSSTPQIHHIHHMTPQPPPQDYQHQIHVIHPPQQPHRPQPLLSTFQPLQPHQPTLSTFQPLPQHHQSQHQVQPSTQATRPQSQPSHHLLQTQHQPQTQSHHKQPHGQSQPQSLPHSLSDPSEHLEPPPPPPLPPPCSPPPLPRPSLSRMDSNHMSVKRLRWEQVENSEGTIWGQLGANSDYEKLHDMVKYLDLELHFGTQKPSMPAPEPSVLPETFKKKDVIEILSHKKAYNASILIAHLKLSPGELRQVLMNMVSDRLEPSHIKQLLLYAPDAEEVKQYEAYRQDPSKLSEPDQFVLQMLSVPEYKTRLQSLLFKCSLQEKTEELRGAYDCLYKASLELKTSKKLAKILEFVLAMGNYLNNSQPKTSKTTGFKINFLTELSTTKTVDGKSTFLHILVKSLCHHFPDVLDFSKDLTMVPLAAKVNQRTITSDMNDLLTTIQDIRSACQKMPATAEDRFAVVMSNFLENSHPAVQSLESLQQRAMEEFGKTASYFGEDSKSTNTEAFFGIFAEFIGKFERALSDQQAAENQKSPRSPRLASPLAW; encoded by the exons AACGTCCTCACATGAGAAGGTGGTGTCCATGCTCCAGGGCAGTGGTGCCATGCCCACTCTGGTAGTGGAGGACGGTCCGCCTACTTTTGCGCTGGCGGAACAAGACCTTGCAGGAGGTGGCATTCCCACAGAGCGCGCCCGCTCCCCGGTGCTCAGCTCCCTTCAGTGGGTGGCAGAGATTCTTCCCCCCAGTATTCGGGTTCAGGGCCGCACCTTCGGACAGCAGCTGGAGCACCTGCTGACCATTCAGGAGAGGTACACTATCTGCAAGGCCCTGGAGAACTTCTTCCAGCACAG gaATGTTGACACTCTGATCGTGGATGTGTTCCCGGTGCTGGATACTCCAGCCAAACAGGTGATCTGGCAGTTTGTTTACCAGCTGCTGACGTATGAGGAgcaggagcactgccagagcaaGATCTCACGCTTCCTTGGATACAAAGCGCCAG ttccaccaccgccaccgcctccgcctcctcctcctgagcCCGAGGTTGTCCCTGAGCCCCACCGGCGTAGCAGCTCCATGAGGGTGACAGGGACCACGTACAGGAGCAGTGTGAGGGGACGTAGCTCTGATGACCTGGTCATCGGCACACACTTGGGCATGG GCCTTCGTGCAGACACAGTGCTGGAGGCAGGgatgaggctggctccaggagAGAGGCAGTCAGGAGACGGTACTTCCCTTCCAGAGACTCCCAACAACCTCACCAAT CTTTCAGCAGTGTACGCTGAACTGGAGAACATGTATTCATCCAAGAGGTCCAAGTCTCTGAAGAGTCGTCCTCCTCCCGCCCCCGAGAGTTTGCTAGATCTGGATCCTCCTTCGTGCACGGCCTCTCCAACAATACACGCTAACACAG GTAGCCGTAAAGGCCCGCCACCCCCTACATCCTGGCCTGAGCCTCTCCCCAGCCCCCCTACACCCCAGTTCTATCAGTCAGGGCTGACGAGCCAGACCAGTGCAGAGTCCAACCCCTACATCAGCCTGGACAGTCCCCCTCCATCACCTCCAGAGCCCCCGGACTACCCATCTAGCCCCCCTCCTCTCCGCAGCAACAAGCGGCGTTACACCTTCTCCAAACCACCGCGCTCAGAAGACACAGATCGCTTTCTGGATGCGCTGAGCGAGCAGCTGGGACAGAGGGTGGCTATCATTGATGACTTCCTGACTCCGGAGAACGACTATGAGGAG GATGTTGTGCAGATGGGCTTCCCAGATGAGGAGGATGACGATAACGAAGAGGAGTTGGGTGTGGACGAAGATGAAAATGGAGGATTTGTGGGCCCAGAACTCAGCAGCCCGAGTGATGTTCAGAGCAGCAGTGGAGAAGAGAACGCCTCCTCCCTTACCTACTCTTCCTCTTCCGACCACATCCCTCCACCACCGATGACCCCTCCACCGCCCCCGCCTGTTCAGTTCAACgacccacctcctcctccacctcctcctccagcacCTGTGCAGACTCAGTCTCAgcaccaacaacagcagcaacagctcaACTACACCCCTGAACACTCTCCGAGAGCATATGTGcccattcgccgaaaatctggcccccctcctccacctccaccgcGCAGTAACCCACCACCTAAACGGCACTCCTTACATAAAGTGCTGCCCACAAGAGAGGACATTCAGGTCCGTGCTACCATACAAGAGCTAAAAGCCTACCAAGAGCAACAAGCTTACCAGGAGAGACAAGCCTATGAGGAGCAACAGGCATATAAGGAGAGGCAGGCGTATGAGGAGCAGAAAGCCTATGAAGAACAACTGATCCAAGAGCAGCAGGCTTACCAGGAGCAACAGGCCTATCAGGAGAAAATGTTCAAGGAGAGACAGGCTTATGAAGAGCAGAAGGCGTATGAGGAGCAAAAAGCTTTTGAAGAACAACAATTGTACCAGGAGCAACAAGCCTACCAAGAGAGACAGGCATACGAGCAGCGGCAAGCCTACCAAGAACAAAAAGCATACGAGCAGCGGCAAGCCTACAAGGAGCAAAAAGCTTTTGAGGAGCTTCAAGCCTACCAGGAGCAAAAAGCTTATGAAGAGCGTAAAGCTTATGAAGAGCAAAAAGCTTACGAAGAGCGGCAGGCCTATGAGGAGCAACAAGCATATCAGGAGCAACAGATCTACCAGAGCCACCACTCAATGCCTAACCAGCCAACGCAGCAGAAAGCTCACTCGCCACTGCCTCTTCAACAGCTCCACCAGTCCTTACCCCCACTCCCTTCTCCAGACTCCGCCCATCACCATGCTAACCATCCTCTTTATATGATGCGCcaagcacagcagcagcaggcccaCCAGAGTCATCACCACCGCCGTCAGTCCCGTTCGGCCCCACCTCCACACCAGCCGTCTCCCCAACCAACAGCCCATCCGAGCCAACAAGGTCAATACGCTGAGGGCATCTACCAAAGCCATCAAGGCCTGAGGACGCAGGCCCACCACTCCTCTGCTGAGATGCTCCACCAGGTGCACCAAGCCCCACCCCATCATTCCTCTGCTGAGATGCTCCATCAGCTGCAGCAATCCCAGGCCCACCACTCGTCTGCTGAGATGCTCCAGCAGATGCAACAAGCCCATGCCCACTACTCATCATCAGAGATGCTCCACCAAATCCACAAACCCAAGGCCCACCATTCCTCAACAGAGGTTCTGCACCAAGGTCACCAGATGCAGCAAATGCAGCCTCACCACTCCTCGACCGAACTTCTCCATCAAGTGCACCAGCTGCATCGGGGACAACCACACCATTCATCCACTGAGCTGCTCCATCAGATGCACAAAGCCCAGGCCCACCACTCTTCGACGGAGCTACTCCATCAAGCCCACCAGGTGCACCAAACTAAGCCCCATCACTCCTCCACTGAGCTGCTCCATCAAGCCCAGCAAGACCCACCATCCCTCCCAGTTCAGCTAACCCGGGACAGCCACTCCCATCAGAGTCGGAGAAGTCTTAAAAGTCATCATCAGACCCAAGTTTCACCGCAAGGGAGACACCAGGAACAGCAGATCCACCAAACTCATCACCCCCAGCCCACCAAACCATCTCCCCAAAGACCCCACTCTATCCAGCAGACCCACCACCACTCCAGCACACCTCAGATCCACCACATCCACCATATGACGCCACAACCCCCTCCGCAGGACTACCAACACCAGATTCATGTCATCCACCCTCCCCAGCAACCCCACAGGCCTCAGCCCCTTCTCTCCACCTTTCAGCCCCTTCAGCCACACCAGCCCACCCTCTCCACTTTCCAGCCTCTGCCTCAACACCACCAATCCCAGCACCAAGTCCAGCCCTCCACCCAAGCCACGCGCCCGCAGTCCCAGCCCTCACATCACCTGCTGCAGACGCAACACCAGCCCCAAACCCAGTCCCACCATAAGCAGCCTCATGGTCAGAGCCAGCCCCAGTCCCTCCCCCACTCACTATCAGACCCTTCAGAGCACCTAGAGCCCCCTCCGCCTCCACCGCTGCCTCCACCCTGCTCCCCTCCACCCTTGCCCAGGCCTTCGCTCTCCAGGATGGACTCCAACCACATGAGTGTGAAGAGGTTGCGCTGGGAGCAGGTGGAAAACTCAGAGGGGACTATCTGGGGACAG TTGGGAGCAAATTCTGACTATGAAAAACTGCATGACATGGTGAAGTATCTGGATCTGGAGCTGCACTTTGGGACACAGAAGCCCTCCA TGCCTGCTCCAGAGCCATCTGTCCTGCCAGAAACCTTCAAGAAGAAAGATGTGATTGAAATTCTGTCCCATAAGAAGGCTTACAATGCCT CCATCCTGATAGCTCACCTGAAGCTGTCTCCTGGCGAGCTGCGTCAGGTGCTGATGAACATGGTCAGTGATAGGCTGGAGCCATCCCACatcaaacagctgctgctgtacGCCCCCGATGCAGAGGAGGTCAAACAGTATGAAGCGTACAGACAGGACCCCAGCAAACTCAGCGAGCCAGACCAGTTTGTGTTGCAG ATGTTATCAGTACCAGAGTACAAGACCCGCCTGCAGAGCCTCCTCTTTAAGTGTTCCCTGCAGGAGAAGACGGAGGAGCTGAGGGGAGCATATGACTGTCTTTACAAGGCTTCGCTGGAGCTGAAGACAAGCAAGAAACTGGCTAAGATACTGGAG TTCGTGTTGGCGATGGGGAACTACTTGAATAACAGCCAGCCTAAAACCAGCAAGACAACAGGCTTCAAGATCAACTTTCTCACAGAG TTGAGCACAACTAAAACAGTGGACGGGAAGTCGACGTTTCTACATATTCTGGTCAAGTCGTTATGTCACCACTTCCCTGATGTGTTGGATTTTTCCAAAGACTTAACAATGGTTCCTCTTGCAGCCAAAG TAAACCAGAGGACTATTACATCGGATATGAACGACCTACTTACGACCATCCAGGACATTCGCTCAGCCTGTCAGAAGATGCCTGCGACTGCTGAGGATCGCTTTGCTGTTGTCATGAGT AACTTCCTGGAAAACAGTCACCCCGCAGTCCAGTCTCTGGAGTCCCTGCAGCAGAGAGCTATGGAGGAGTTCGGCAAAACTGCCTCTTACTTTGGAGAAGACAGCAAATCCACCAACACTGAGGCCTTCTTTGGTATCTTTGCTGAGTTCATTGGCAAATTTGAG AGAGCTCTCAGTGATCAGCAAGCTGCAGAAAACCAGAAGAGCCCAAGAAGTCCACGATTGGCCTCACCACTGGcctggtaa
- the grid2ipa gene encoding delphilin isoform X4 produces the protein MWEDIMNCCLRIFIPKKHRERFDEVVSQSLMSRLKGRSFSDPSRNHLRRSRSEDHPERLLVSTRASSVPRTHAEEGVVPPARGMRKTTSLIAGHSSGTTTNCRTVRVCKGNTSFGFTLRGHAPVWIDSVIPGSPADKAGLKPGDRILFLNGLDMRTSSHEKVVSMLQGSGAMPTLVVEDGPPTFALAEQDLAGGGIPTERARSPVLSSLQWVAEILPPSIRVQGRTFGQQLEHLLTIQERYTICKALENFFQHRNVDTLIVDVFPVLDTPAKQVIWQFVYQLLTYEEQEHCQSKISRFLGYKAPVPPPPPPPPPPPEPEVVPEPHRRSSSMRVTGTTYRSSVRGRSSDDLVIGTHLGMGLRADTVLEAGMRLAPGERQSGDGTSLPETPNNLTNLSAVYAELENMYSSKRSKSLKSRPPPAPESLLDLDPPSCTASPTIHANTGSRKGPPPPTSWPEPLPSPPTPQFYQSGLTSQTSAESNPYISLDSPPPSPPEPPDYPSSPPPLRSNKRRYTFSKPPRSEDTDRFLDALSEQLGQRVAIIDDFLTPENDYEEDVVQMGFPDEEDDDNEEELGVDEDENGGFVGPELSSPSDVQSSSGEENASSLTYSSSSDHIPPPPMTPPPPPPVQFNDPPPPPPPPPAPVQTQSQHQQQQQQLNYTPEHSPRAYVPIRRKSGPPPPPPPRSNPPPKRHSLHKVLPTREDIQVRATIQELKAYQEQQAYQERQAYEEQQAYKERQAYEEQKAYEEQLIQEQQAYQEQQAYQEKMFKERQAYEEQKAYEEQKAFEEQQLYQEQQAYQERQAYEQRQAYQEQKAYEQRQAYKEQKAFEELQAYQEQKAYEERKAYEEQKAYEERQAYEEQQAYQEQQIYQSHHSMPNQPTQQKAHSPLPLQQLHQSLPPLPSPDSAHHHANHPLYMMRQAQQQQAHQSHHHRRQSRSAPPPHQPSPQPTAHPSQQGQYAEGIYQSHQGLRTQAHHSSAEMLHQVHQAPPHHSSAEMLHQLQQSQAHHSSAEMLQQMQQAHAHYSSSEMLHQIHKPKAHHSSTEVLHQGHQMQQMQPHHSSTELLHQVHQLHRGQPHHSSTELLHQMHKAQAHHSSTELLHQAHQVHQTKPHHSSTELLHQAQQDPPSLPVQLTRDSHSHQSRRSLKSHHQTQVSPQGRHQEQQIHQTHHPQPTKPSPQRPHSIQQTHHHSSTPQIHHIHHMTPQPPPQDYQHQIHVIHPPQQPHRPQPLLSTFQPLQPHQPTLSTFQPLPQHHQSQHQVQPSTQATRPQSQPSHHLLQTQHQPQTQSHHKQPHGQSQPQSLPHSLSDPSEHLEPPPPPPLPPPCSPPPLPRPSLSRMDSNHMSVKRLRWEQVENSEGTIWGQLGANSDYEKLHDMVKYLDLELHFGTQKPSMPAPEPSVLPETFKKKDVIEILSHKKAYNASILIAHLKLSPGELRQVLMNMVSDRLEPSHIKQLLLYAPDAEEVKQYEAYRQDPSKLSEPDQFVLQMLSVPEYKTRLQSLLFKCSLQEKTEELRGAYDCLYKASLELKTSKKLAKILEFVLAMGNYLNNSQPKTSKTTGFKINFLTELSTTKTVDGKSTFLHILVKSLCHHFPDVLDFSKDLTMVPLAAKVNQRTITSDMNDLLTTIQDIRSACQKMPATAEDRFAVVMSNFLENSHPAVQSLESLQQRAMEEFGKTASYFGEDSKSTNTEAFFGIFAEFIGKFERALSDQQAAENQKSPRSPRLASPLAW, from the exons AACGTCCTCACATGAGAAGGTGGTGTCCATGCTCCAGGGCAGTGGTGCCATGCCCACTCTGGTAGTGGAGGACGGTCCGCCTACTTTTGCGCTGGCGGAACAAGACCTTGCAGGAGGTGGCATTCCCACAGAGCGCGCCCGCTCCCCGGTGCTCAGCTCCCTTCAGTGGGTGGCAGAGATTCTTCCCCCCAGTATTCGGGTTCAGGGCCGCACCTTCGGACAGCAGCTGGAGCACCTGCTGACCATTCAGGAGAGGTACACTATCTGCAAGGCCCTGGAGAACTTCTTCCAGCACAG gaATGTTGACACTCTGATCGTGGATGTGTTCCCGGTGCTGGATACTCCAGCCAAACAGGTGATCTGGCAGTTTGTTTACCAGCTGCTGACGTATGAGGAgcaggagcactgccagagcaaGATCTCACGCTTCCTTGGATACAAAGCGCCAG ttccaccaccgccaccgcctccgcctcctcctcctgagcCCGAGGTTGTCCCTGAGCCCCACCGGCGTAGCAGCTCCATGAGGGTGACAGGGACCACGTACAGGAGCAGTGTGAGGGGACGTAGCTCTGATGACCTGGTCATCGGCACACACTTGGGCATGG GCCTTCGTGCAGACACAGTGCTGGAGGCAGGgatgaggctggctccaggagAGAGGCAGTCAGGAGACGGTACTTCCCTTCCAGAGACTCCCAACAACCTCACCAAT CTTTCAGCAGTGTACGCTGAACTGGAGAACATGTATTCATCCAAGAGGTCCAAGTCTCTGAAGAGTCGTCCTCCTCCCGCCCCCGAGAGTTTGCTAGATCTGGATCCTCCTTCGTGCACGGCCTCTCCAACAATACACGCTAACACAG GTAGCCGTAAAGGCCCGCCACCCCCTACATCCTGGCCTGAGCCTCTCCCCAGCCCCCCTACACCCCAGTTCTATCAGTCAGGGCTGACGAGCCAGACCAGTGCAGAGTCCAACCCCTACATCAGCCTGGACAGTCCCCCTCCATCACCTCCAGAGCCCCCGGACTACCCATCTAGCCCCCCTCCTCTCCGCAGCAACAAGCGGCGTTACACCTTCTCCAAACCACCGCGCTCAGAAGACACAGATCGCTTTCTGGATGCGCTGAGCGAGCAGCTGGGACAGAGGGTGGCTATCATTGATGACTTCCTGACTCCGGAGAACGACTATGAGGAG GATGTTGTGCAGATGGGCTTCCCAGATGAGGAGGATGACGATAACGAAGAGGAGTTGGGTGTGGACGAAGATGAAAATGGAGGATTTGTGGGCCCAGAACTCAGCAGCCCGAGTGATGTTCAGAGCAGCAGTGGAGAAGAGAACGCCTCCTCCCTTACCTACTCTTCCTCTTCCGACCACATCCCTCCACCACCGATGACCCCTCCACCGCCCCCGCCTGTTCAGTTCAACgacccacctcctcctccacctcctcctccagcacCTGTGCAGACTCAGTCTCAgcaccaacaacagcagcaacagctcaACTACACCCCTGAACACTCTCCGAGAGCATATGTGcccattcgccgaaaatctggcccccctcctccacctccaccgcGCAGTAACCCACCACCTAAACGGCACTCCTTACATAAAGTGCTGCCCACAAGAGAGGACATTCAGGTCCGTGCTACCATACAAGAGCTAAAAGCCTACCAAGAGCAACAAGCTTACCAGGAGAGACAAGCCTATGAGGAGCAACAGGCATATAAGGAGAGGCAGGCGTATGAGGAGCAGAAAGCCTATGAAGAACAACTGATCCAAGAGCAGCAGGCTTACCAGGAGCAACAGGCCTATCAGGAGAAAATGTTCAAGGAGAGACAGGCTTATGAAGAGCAGAAGGCGTATGAGGAGCAAAAAGCTTTTGAAGAACAACAATTGTACCAGGAGCAACAAGCCTACCAAGAGAGACAGGCATACGAGCAGCGGCAAGCCTACCAAGAACAAAAAGCATACGAGCAGCGGCAAGCCTACAAGGAGCAAAAAGCTTTTGAGGAGCTTCAAGCCTACCAGGAGCAAAAAGCTTATGAAGAGCGTAAAGCTTATGAAGAGCAAAAAGCTTACGAAGAGCGGCAGGCCTATGAGGAGCAACAAGCATATCAGGAGCAACAGATCTACCAGAGCCACCACTCAATGCCTAACCAGCCAACGCAGCAGAAAGCTCACTCGCCACTGCCTCTTCAACAGCTCCACCAGTCCTTACCCCCACTCCCTTCTCCAGACTCCGCCCATCACCATGCTAACCATCCTCTTTATATGATGCGCcaagcacagcagcagcaggcccaCCAGAGTCATCACCACCGCCGTCAGTCCCGTTCGGCCCCACCTCCACACCAGCCGTCTCCCCAACCAACAGCCCATCCGAGCCAACAAGGTCAATACGCTGAGGGCATCTACCAAAGCCATCAAGGCCTGAGGACGCAGGCCCACCACTCCTCTGCTGAGATGCTCCACCAGGTGCACCAAGCCCCACCCCATCATTCCTCTGCTGAGATGCTCCATCAGCTGCAGCAATCCCAGGCCCACCACTCGTCTGCTGAGATGCTCCAGCAGATGCAACAAGCCCATGCCCACTACTCATCATCAGAGATGCTCCACCAAATCCACAAACCCAAGGCCCACCATTCCTCAACAGAGGTTCTGCACCAAGGTCACCAGATGCAGCAAATGCAGCCTCACCACTCCTCGACCGAACTTCTCCATCAAGTGCACCAGCTGCATCGGGGACAACCACACCATTCATCCACTGAGCTGCTCCATCAGATGCACAAAGCCCAGGCCCACCACTCTTCGACGGAGCTACTCCATCAAGCCCACCAGGTGCACCAAACTAAGCCCCATCACTCCTCCACTGAGCTGCTCCATCAAGCCCAGCAAGACCCACCATCCCTCCCAGTTCAGCTAACCCGGGACAGCCACTCCCATCAGAGTCGGAGAAGTCTTAAAAGTCATCATCAGACCCAAGTTTCACCGCAAGGGAGACACCAGGAACAGCAGATCCACCAAACTCATCACCCCCAGCCCACCAAACCATCTCCCCAAAGACCCCACTCTATCCAGCAGACCCACCACCACTCCAGCACACCTCAGATCCACCACATCCACCATATGACGCCACAACCCCCTCCGCAGGACTACCAACACCAGATTCATGTCATCCACCCTCCCCAGCAACCCCACAGGCCTCAGCCCCTTCTCTCCACCTTTCAGCCCCTTCAGCCACACCAGCCCACCCTCTCCACTTTCCAGCCTCTGCCTCAACACCACCAATCCCAGCACCAAGTCCAGCCCTCCACCCAAGCCACGCGCCCGCAGTCCCAGCCCTCACATCACCTGCTGCAGACGCAACACCAGCCCCAAACCCAGTCCCACCATAAGCAGCCTCATGGTCAGAGCCAGCCCCAGTCCCTCCCCCACTCACTATCAGACCCTTCAGAGCACCTAGAGCCCCCTCCGCCTCCACCGCTGCCTCCACCCTGCTCCCCTCCACCCTTGCCCAGGCCTTCGCTCTCCAGGATGGACTCCAACCACATGAGTGTGAAGAGGTTGCGCTGGGAGCAGGTGGAAAACTCAGAGGGGACTATCTGGGGACAG TTGGGAGCAAATTCTGACTATGAAAAACTGCATGACATGGTGAAGTATCTGGATCTGGAGCTGCACTTTGGGACACAGAAGCCCTCCA TGCCTGCTCCAGAGCCATCTGTCCTGCCAGAAACCTTCAAGAAGAAAGATGTGATTGAAATTCTGTCCCATAAGAAGGCTTACAATGCCT CCATCCTGATAGCTCACCTGAAGCTGTCTCCTGGCGAGCTGCGTCAGGTGCTGATGAACATGGTCAGTGATAGGCTGGAGCCATCCCACatcaaacagctgctgctgtacGCCCCCGATGCAGAGGAGGTCAAACAGTATGAAGCGTACAGACAGGACCCCAGCAAACTCAGCGAGCCAGACCAGTTTGTGTTGCAG ATGTTATCAGTACCAGAGTACAAGACCCGCCTGCAGAGCCTCCTCTTTAAGTGTTCCCTGCAGGAGAAGACGGAGGAGCTGAGGGGAGCATATGACTGTCTTTACAAGGCTTCGCTGGAGCTGAAGACAAGCAAGAAACTGGCTAAGATACTGGAG TTCGTGTTGGCGATGGGGAACTACTTGAATAACAGCCAGCCTAAAACCAGCAAGACAACAGGCTTCAAGATCAACTTTCTCACAGAG TTGAGCACAACTAAAACAGTGGACGGGAAGTCGACGTTTCTACATATTCTGGTCAAGTCGTTATGTCACCACTTCCCTGATGTGTTGGATTTTTCCAAAGACTTAACAATGGTTCCTCTTGCAGCCAAAG TAAACCAGAGGACTATTACATCGGATATGAACGACCTACTTACGACCATCCAGGACATTCGCTCAGCCTGTCAGAAGATGCCTGCGACTGCTGAGGATCGCTTTGCTGTTGTCATGAGT AACTTCCTGGAAAACAGTCACCCCGCAGTCCAGTCTCTGGAGTCCCTGCAGCAGAGAGCTATGGAGGAGTTCGGCAAAACTGCCTCTTACTTTGGAGAAGACAGCAAATCCACCAACACTGAGGCCTTCTTTGGTATCTTTGCTGAGTTCATTGGCAAATTTGAG AGAGCTCTCAGTGATCAGCAAGCTGCAGAAAACCAGAAGAGCCCAAGAAGTCCACGATTGGCCTCACCACTGGcctggtaa